One window of the Bradyrhizobium sp. NP1 genome contains the following:
- the hpnO gene encoding aminobacteriohopanetriol synthase HpnO, whose protein sequence is MLSSNLDVSEMFVERQAQRSSMHARHLNEQLVRVLKTIGYDVGFQKGQGQYLFDREGARYLDLLSGFGVFAIGRNHPALRSALKSVLDSDLPNLVQLDVSTLAGVLAERLLKYAPYLDKVFFANSGAETVEAAIKFARGATGRPGIVHCAHSFHGLSYGALSLTDDPNFRSGFEPLLPGCTAIPFNDLAALEQALSSREVAAFIVEPIQGKGVNMPTDEFLPGAAALCRKYGTIFIADEIQTGIGRTGRFLAVEHWNVEPDMVLLAKALSGGHVPVGALLTRKSIFDKIFNQMDRAVVHGSTFAKNDLAMAAGIATLEVIEQEKLIEAAAKRGAELRLALTRMVPGYELMKEVRGKGLMIGVEFGPPKSLRLKASWNVLETANKGLFCQLITVPLFKDHKILTQVAGHGSHTIKLLPPLVITEDDCKWIETAFDTVIASSHKVPGAIWSLGKTLVDNAVRRSA, encoded by the coding sequence ATGCTAAGTTCAAATCTAGACGTTTCCGAGATGTTTGTGGAGCGCCAGGCGCAGCGCAGTTCCATGCATGCGCGCCACCTCAACGAGCAACTCGTCCGAGTCCTCAAGACCATCGGTTACGACGTCGGATTCCAGAAGGGCCAGGGGCAGTACCTCTTCGATCGTGAAGGCGCGCGCTATCTCGACCTATTGAGCGGTTTTGGCGTTTTTGCGATTGGTCGCAATCACCCGGCGCTGCGTTCAGCGCTCAAGAGCGTGCTCGACAGCGACCTGCCGAATCTCGTGCAGCTCGACGTCTCGACGCTGGCCGGCGTGCTGGCCGAGCGGCTGCTTAAATACGCTCCGTATCTGGACAAGGTGTTTTTCGCCAATTCCGGTGCGGAGACCGTCGAGGCCGCGATCAAGTTCGCCCGCGGCGCTACCGGGCGGCCCGGAATCGTGCATTGCGCGCACTCGTTCCACGGCCTGTCCTACGGCGCATTGTCGCTCACCGACGATCCAAATTTCCGCAGCGGCTTCGAGCCCTTGTTGCCCGGCTGCACGGCGATCCCGTTCAACGATCTGGCCGCGCTCGAGCAGGCGCTGTCGTCGCGCGAGGTGGCCGCCTTCATCGTCGAGCCGATCCAGGGCAAGGGCGTCAACATGCCCACCGACGAGTTCCTGCCCGGCGCGGCTGCGCTGTGCCGCAAATACGGCACGATCTTCATCGCCGACGAAATCCAGACCGGCATCGGGCGCACCGGCCGCTTCCTCGCGGTGGAGCACTGGAACGTCGAGCCCGACATGGTGCTGCTCGCCAAGGCGCTGTCCGGCGGCCATGTCCCGGTCGGGGCGCTGCTGACGCGCAAGAGCATCTTCGACAAGATCTTCAACCAGATGGACCGTGCGGTCGTGCACGGCTCGACCTTCGCCAAGAACGATCTCGCGATGGCCGCCGGCATCGCAACGCTCGAGGTGATCGAGCAGGAGAAGCTGATCGAGGCCGCCGCCAAGCGCGGCGCCGAGCTCAGGCTGGCGCTGACGCGGATGGTTCCGGGCTACGAGCTGATGAAGGAAGTGCGCGGCAAGGGCCTGATGATCGGCGTCGAGTTCGGGCCGCCGAAATCGCTGCGGCTGAAGGCGTCGTGGAACGTGCTGGAGACCGCCAACAAGGGCCTGTTCTGCCAGCTCATCACGGTGCCGCTGTTCAAGGACCACAAGATCCTCACGCAGGTCGCCGGCCACGGCAGCCACACCATCAAGCTGTTGCCGCCGCTGGTCATCACCGAAGACGACTGCAAATGGATCGAGACGGCGTTCGATACCGTGATCGCCTCGAGCCACAAGGTCCCCGGCGCGATCTGGTCGCTCGGCAAGACGCTGGTCGACAACGCGGTGCGCCGCTCGGCGTAA
- a CDS encoding anti-sigma factor: MSCDHDETMLHALLDGELDAGHAREIEKQIAACPACASELASYREMRRLMAATDLSYKAPASLRQRIEAALPQPEAAVQAPSQAPAQVQAQVVPLPSRRAVLRGFAMGSAVSAMAATGLVAIVLRNDDQQHIESEIVSAHLRSLQAGHLTDVISTDKHTVKPWFNGKLDVSPPVIDLTTQGFTLIGGRLDYVDARAIGAVVYRRRAHVINLFVSQTASMEHRAAKMDTVQGFNIRRWSDRGLNYWAVSDIGADELAEFGDKLENALRANTEG, encoded by the coding sequence ATGAGTTGCGACCACGACGAGACCATGCTTCACGCACTGCTCGACGGCGAACTCGACGCCGGGCACGCCCGCGAGATCGAAAAGCAGATCGCGGCCTGTCCGGCCTGCGCATCGGAGCTTGCAAGCTACCGCGAGATGCGCCGCCTGATGGCTGCGACCGATTTGAGCTACAAGGCGCCGGCTTCGCTCAGGCAGCGGATCGAGGCGGCCCTGCCCCAGCCAGAGGCGGCGGTGCAGGCGCCGTCCCAGGCACCCGCGCAGGTTCAGGCGCAGGTGGTGCCGCTGCCGAGCCGGCGCGCGGTGCTGCGCGGCTTTGCGATGGGATCGGCGGTGTCCGCGATGGCCGCGACCGGGCTCGTCGCGATCGTGCTGCGCAATGACGACCAGCAGCACATCGAATCCGAGATCGTCTCGGCGCATCTGCGCTCGTTGCAGGCCGGGCACCTGACCGACGTGATCTCCACCGACAAGCATACGGTGAAGCCGTGGTTCAACGGCAAGCTCGATGTCTCCCCGCCGGTGATCGACCTCACTACGCAGGGCTTCACCCTGATCGGCGGCCGCCTCGATTACGTCGACGCCCGGGCCATCGGCGCCGTGGTCTATCGGCGCCGTGCCCATGTGATCAACCTGTTCGTGTCGCAAACGGCGAGCATGGAGCATCGCGCGGCCAAGATGGACACCGTTCAGGGCTTCAACATCCGCCGCTGGAGCGATCGCGGGCTGAACTACTGGGCTGTGAGCGACATCGGCGCCGACGAGCTCGCCGAGTTCGGCGACAAGCTCGAAAACGCGCTGCGGGCGAATACCGAAGGCTGA
- a CDS encoding cupredoxin family copper-binding protein: protein MTSAMLRGLGARLAVASALLLPFGILSAHAEEVKVTIDNFTFAPQQVSVKVGDTVTWTNHDDIPHTVVSAGKFRSKTMDTDDGFSFTFTAAGDYKYFCSLHPHMTGTIKVE from the coding sequence ATGACATCAGCCATGCTCCGTGGCCTCGGCGCTCGTCTCGCCGTGGCCTCGGCCCTCCTATTGCCGTTCGGTATCCTGTCGGCCCATGCCGAGGAGGTGAAGGTCACGATCGACAATTTCACCTTTGCCCCCCAGCAGGTCTCGGTGAAAGTCGGCGACACCGTTACCTGGACCAACCATGACGACATCCCCCACACCGTGGTGTCGGCGGGCAAGTTCAGGTCCAAGACCATGGACACCGACGACGGCTTCTCGTTCACGTTCACCGCGGCCGGCGACTACAAGTACTTTTGTTCGCTCCACCCGCACATGACAGGGACGATCAAGGTTGAGTAG
- a CDS encoding metallophosphoesterase, which produces MSDHDHHDDGHGVSRRHVLECMTWAGTGVLWTISGGVPRSLGLIGSAAAAEASGLTFLQISDSHVGFDKPANPNALGTLEEAINKINGLQKKPSFMIHTGDITHLSKQAEFDNADRIISQAKLDVHYVPGEHDFLDEEVKFYKERYGKGTKGAGWYSFDANGVHFIGLVNVVDLKAGGLGNLGAEQLEWLENDLKGRSKSTPIVVFAHIPLWTVYQEWGWGTEDGARALEYMKGFGSVTVLNGHIHQVMQKVEGAVTFHTARSTAFPQPAPGTASSPGPMKVADDKLRSVLGIASVNFKLGDQRLAIIDTPLQG; this is translated from the coding sequence ATGAGCGATCACGATCACCATGATGACGGCCACGGCGTCAGCCGTCGCCACGTGCTGGAATGCATGACCTGGGCCGGCACCGGCGTACTCTGGACCATTTCCGGCGGCGTGCCCCGTTCGCTGGGCCTGATCGGTTCGGCTGCGGCGGCCGAGGCGTCCGGGCTCACCTTCCTGCAGATCAGCGACAGCCATGTCGGCTTCGACAAGCCGGCCAACCCGAACGCGCTCGGCACGCTCGAGGAAGCCATCAACAAGATCAACGGGCTGCAGAAGAAGCCCTCGTTCATGATCCACACCGGCGACATCACGCATCTGTCGAAGCAGGCGGAGTTCGACAATGCCGATCGCATCATCTCGCAGGCCAAGCTCGACGTGCACTACGTGCCGGGCGAGCACGATTTCCTGGACGAGGAGGTCAAGTTCTACAAGGAGCGCTACGGCAAGGGCACCAAGGGCGCCGGCTGGTACTCGTTCGACGCCAACGGGGTGCATTTCATCGGCCTCGTCAACGTCGTCGACCTGAAGGCCGGCGGGCTGGGCAATCTCGGCGCCGAGCAGCTCGAATGGCTCGAGAACGACCTCAAGGGCCGCTCGAAATCCACGCCCATCGTGGTGTTCGCCCATATCCCGCTCTGGACGGTCTACCAGGAGTGGGGCTGGGGCACCGAGGACGGCGCCCGCGCGCTCGAATACATGAAGGGCTTCGGCTCGGTGACGGTGCTCAACGGCCACATCCACCAGGTGATGCAGAAGGTCGAAGGCGCCGTGACCTTCCACACCGCGCGTTCGACGGCCTTCCCGCAGCCGGCACCCGGCACCGCTTCCTCGCCCGGACCTATGAAGGTCGCGGACGACAAGCTGCGCAGCGTGCTCGGCATCGCCAGCGTCAACTTCAAGCTCGGTGACCAGCGTCTGGCCATTATCGACACGCCGCTGCAGGGATAA
- a CDS encoding DUF2147 domain-containing protein, whose protein sequence is MQTLLYSVVFLAAGLISAKAADPTGDWRVADGVASIRVAQCNGSMWGVVVWEKEPGGRDSNNPDVSKKNRPTLAMPILLDMKKKAGADQWEGQVYNAKDGQTYSATITPTGSDQLEIKGCVLGFLCGGETWTRVAPPIPASPVNSMAKGAPKSGTTGAAPAPKTAGTPGAGKKAGVQPQPADPVGDICLLPDIARFAH, encoded by the coding sequence ATGCAAACACTACTTTATTCTGTAGTCTTTTTGGCGGCAGGCCTCATTTCAGCCAAGGCCGCCGATCCCACCGGGGACTGGCGGGTTGCCGACGGCGTTGCCAGCATCCGCGTTGCTCAATGCAATGGCAGTATGTGGGGCGTCGTGGTCTGGGAAAAAGAGCCCGGCGGCCGTGACAGTAACAATCCGGATGTCTCAAAAAAGAACAGGCCGACGCTGGCCATGCCGATCCTGCTCGACATGAAGAAAAAAGCCGGCGCCGATCAATGGGAAGGCCAAGTCTACAACGCCAAGGACGGGCAAACCTACAGCGCCACGATCACGCCCACGGGTTCCGACCAGCTCGAGATCAAGGGCTGCGTGCTCGGCTTCCTCTGCGGCGGCGAAACCTGGACCCGGGTCGCTCCTCCGATTCCGGCAAGCCCCGTCAACAGCATGGCCAAGGGCGCGCCCAAGAGCGGAACGACGGGCGCCGCCCCCGCCCCGAAAACCGCGGGCACGCCGGGCGCGGGCAAGAAGGCCGGCGTTCAGCCTCAGCCGGCCGATCCCGTCGGCGACATCTGCCTACTCCCCGACATCGCGCGGTTTGCCCATTAG
- the ispH gene encoding 4-hydroxy-3-methylbut-2-enyl diphosphate reductase: protein MEVYLAQPRGFCAGVVRAIEIVERALEKFGPPVYVRHEIVHNKYVVESLKNKGAIFVEDLSEVPPHAVTVFSAHGVARSVEEEAASRGLPVLNATCPLVTKVHNQGKRYMSKGRALILIGHAGHPEVEGTMGQVPGPVLLVQNVDDVAALTLPADTPVAYITQTTLSVDDTKDIIAALQQRFTDIQGPDIRDICYATQNRQSAVRDLSKLVDVILVVGAANSSNSNRLREIGTEAGVASYLIADGSALNPEWLKDARTVGITAGASAPEVLVDDVIEALRRIGPVKVSVLPGREENIEFRLPAELAAG from the coding sequence ATGGAAGTTTATCTGGCGCAGCCGCGCGGCTTTTGTGCGGGCGTGGTGCGCGCGATCGAAATCGTGGAACGGGCGCTCGAGAAGTTCGGGCCGCCGGTCTATGTGCGCCACGAGATCGTTCACAACAAATACGTCGTGGAAAGCCTGAAAAACAAGGGCGCGATCTTCGTCGAGGATCTGTCGGAGGTGCCGCCTCACGCGGTCACCGTATTCAGCGCCCATGGCGTGGCGCGCTCGGTCGAGGAAGAGGCGGCAAGCCGCGGCCTGCCGGTCCTGAATGCGACCTGCCCGCTGGTCACGAAAGTTCACAATCAGGGCAAGCGCTATATGTCGAAGGGACGAGCGCTGATCCTGATCGGCCACGCCGGCCATCCGGAGGTCGAGGGCACGATGGGCCAGGTACCCGGGCCGGTCCTCCTGGTGCAGAATGTGGACGATGTGGCGGCGCTGACCCTACCCGCCGACACGCCGGTCGCCTACATCACCCAGACCACGCTCAGCGTGGACGATACCAAGGACATCATCGCTGCGCTCCAGCAGCGGTTTACAGACATTCAAGGCCCTGACATCCGGGATATCTGCTATGCGACACAGAACCGCCAATCTGCGGTAAGGGACCTGAGCAAGCTCGTGGACGTCATTCTGGTGGTGGGCGCCGCCAACAGCTCCAACTCCAACCGGCTGCGCGAAATCGGCACTGAGGCCGGCGTCGCAAGCTATCTCATCGCCGACGGCAGCGCGCTCAACCCGGAATGGCTGAAAGACGCCAGGACCGTCGGCATCACCGCCGGCGCCTCGGCACCGGAGGTTCTCGTGGACGACGTGATCGAGGCCCTGCGACGCATCGGACCGGTCAAGGTCTCGGTGCTCCCGGGCCGGGAAGAAAATATCGAGTTCCGGCTTCCTGCTGAATTGGCTGCGGGCTGA
- a CDS encoding MMPL family transporter codes for MLTRIVVSIVKGCTRFALPTLLVALVLAVGAGFYAAKHFAINTDINTLISDKLDWRQRDQVFDRAFDRDSTILAVVEAPTPELTKSAAEALEQKLKGDTKNFHSMQPLGSGDFFNKNGLLFLPTEQLARLTGQFESAAPLIEIMAGDPSIRGLTGALETGLAGVQRGQVKLDSTARPFNLIAQTVEDILNKGNATFSWRELTSDKPLTDSDRRAFIEFKPVLDYKALEPGKDATDAIRKAAAEAEFPAKYQARVRLTGPVPIANEEYATVQEGAVVNGLGTVLVVLLILWLALHSAKIIFAVFVNLFIGLSITTALGLAMVGSLNLLSVAFAVLFVGLGVDFGIQFSVRYRSERFKNDNLAEALEEAARRAAVPLSLAAMATAAGFLCFLPTDYKGISELGAIAGVGMIVAFTSSITVLPALLKLLNPPGEKEPVGYAFLAPVDRFLEQHRVIIVVGTLLVALGGLPLLYFMKFDFNPMNLRNPKAESIATFLDLRKDPNTGANAINVLTHSEAEAKQIEAKLEKLPEVLRVQSLDSFVPEDQPAKLKLIAQAGRVLNPALNPDSVDAPPTDQENVDSLKSSAGTLRKVAGDGKGSGAVAARRLADALSKLADSSEDTRNKAQAIFVTPLNIVLDQLKDSLQAQPVSLKTLPPDIVNAWKAKDGLIRVEVLPKGDPNDNDNLRHFANAVLAAQPTAIGGPVSILKSGDTVVKAFIHAGIYALVVIGLLLWITLRRITDVAMTLVPLLVAGAVTLEICVLIGLPLNFANIVALPLLLGIGVAFKIYYVVAWRSGRTNLLQTSLTRAIFFSALTTATAFGSLWLSSHPGTSSMGKLLALSLLTTLAAVLLFQPALMGKPRDVGE; via the coding sequence GTGCTGACACGTATTGTCGTCTCGATTGTCAAAGGCTGCACGCGATTTGCCCTTCCGACCCTGCTTGTGGCGCTCGTGCTTGCGGTCGGGGCAGGCTTCTACGCAGCGAAGCACTTTGCGATCAACACCGACATCAACACCCTGATTTCGGACAAGCTCGACTGGCGCCAGCGCGACCAGGTGTTCGACCGCGCGTTTGATCGCGACTCCACCATTCTGGCGGTCGTCGAGGCACCGACGCCCGAGCTCACGAAGTCGGCTGCCGAGGCGCTGGAGCAGAAGCTCAAGGGCGACACCAAAAACTTCCACTCCATGCAGCCGCTCGGCTCCGGCGATTTCTTCAACAAGAACGGCCTCCTGTTTCTGCCGACCGAGCAGCTCGCCCGGCTGACCGGCCAGTTCGAATCGGCGGCCCCCCTGATCGAGATCATGGCCGGCGATCCCTCGATCCGCGGGCTGACGGGTGCGCTGGAAACCGGCCTTGCCGGCGTGCAGCGCGGCCAGGTCAAGCTCGACAGCACGGCGCGCCCCTTCAACCTGATCGCGCAAACCGTCGAGGACATCCTCAACAAGGGCAATGCCACTTTCTCCTGGCGCGAACTGACCAGCGACAAGCCGCTCACCGATTCGGACCGGCGCGCCTTCATCGAGTTCAAGCCGGTGCTGGACTACAAGGCGCTGGAGCCGGGCAAGGATGCCACCGATGCGATCCGCAAGGCCGCGGCCGAGGCGGAATTTCCGGCCAAATACCAGGCCCGCGTCCGCCTGACGGGGCCGGTTCCGATCGCCAACGAAGAATACGCGACCGTGCAGGAGGGCGCCGTCGTCAACGGCCTTGGCACCGTCCTGGTCGTGCTCTTGATCCTGTGGCTTGCGCTGCATTCGGCGAAGATCATTTTTGCCGTGTTCGTGAACCTGTTTATCGGCCTGTCGATCACGACGGCGCTCGGGCTTGCGATGGTCGGCTCGCTGAACCTGCTGTCGGTGGCGTTTGCGGTGCTGTTCGTCGGCCTCGGCGTCGACTTCGGCATCCAGTTTTCCGTCCGCTATCGCTCCGAGCGCTTCAAGAACGACAACCTTGCCGAAGCGCTCGAGGAAGCCGCGCGCCGTGCGGCCGTGCCGCTGTCGCTCGCGGCGATGGCGACCGCCGCCGGCTTCCTCTGCTTCCTGCCGACCGACTACAAGGGCATCTCCGAACTCGGCGCGATCGCCGGCGTCGGCATGATCGTCGCGTTCACCTCCAGCATCACGGTGCTGCCGGCGCTGCTCAAGCTGCTCAACCCGCCGGGCGAGAAGGAGCCGGTCGGCTATGCGTTCCTCGCTCCGGTCGACCGTTTTCTGGAGCAGCACCGCGTCATCATCGTGGTCGGAACGCTCCTGGTGGCGCTCGGCGGCCTGCCGCTGCTCTACTTCATGAAGTTCGACTTCAACCCGATGAACCTGCGCAATCCCAAGGCCGAATCCATCGCCACCTTCCTCGACCTGCGCAAGGATCCGAACACCGGCGCCAACGCCATCAACGTCCTGACCCATTCGGAGGCCGAAGCGAAGCAGATCGAGGCGAAGCTGGAAAAATTGCCCGAGGTGCTGCGGGTCCAGTCGCTCGACAGCTTCGTGCCGGAGGATCAGCCGGCCAAGCTCAAGCTGATCGCGCAGGCGGGCCGGGTGCTCAATCCCGCGCTCAATCCGGATTCGGTCGATGCGCCGCCTACCGACCAGGAGAATGTCGATTCGCTCAAGAGCTCGGCGGGCACCCTGCGCAAGGTCGCCGGCGACGGGAAAGGTTCCGGCGCGGTCGCCGCGCGGCGGCTGGCAGACGCGCTGTCGAAACTGGCCGACAGCAGCGAGGACACGCGCAACAAGGCCCAGGCGATCTTCGTGACGCCGCTGAACATCGTGCTCGACCAGCTCAAGGATTCGCTGCAGGCGCAGCCCGTCAGCCTGAAGACGCTGCCGCCCGACATCGTCAATGCCTGGAAGGCCAAGGATGGCCTGATCCGGGTCGAGGTGCTGCCGAAGGGCGATCCCAACGACAATGACAACCTGCGCCACTTCGCCAATGCGGTGCTGGCGGCGCAGCCGACCGCGATCGGCGGCCCGGTGTCGATCCTCAAATCCGGCGATACCGTGGTGAAGGCGTTCATCCACGCCGGCATCTATGCGCTGGTCGTGATCGGCCTGCTGCTGTGGATCACGCTGCGCCGGATCACCGACGTCGCGATGACGCTGGTGCCGCTGTTGGTGGCGGGTGCCGTGACCCTCGAGATCTGCGTGCTGATCGGATTGCCGCTCAACTTCGCCAACATCGTCGCATTGCCGCTGCTGCTCGGCATCGGCGTCGCCTTCAAGATCTACTATGTCGTGGCGTGGCGCTCGGGCAGGACGAATCTGCTGCAAACCAGCCTGACACGGGCAATCTTTTTCAGCGCGCTGACCACGGCGACCGCGTTCGGCAGCCTGTGGCTGTCGTCGCATCCGGGAACGTCGAGCATGGGCAAGCTGCTGGCGCTGTCGCTGCTCACCACGCTTGCCGCAGTGCTGCTGTTCCAGCCCGCGCTAATGGGCAAACCGCGCGATGTCGGGGAGTAG
- the hpnH gene encoding adenosyl-hopene transferase HpnH, which yields MAIPFLKEMRIGGYMLKQKLLGRKRYPLVLMLEPLFRCNLACAGCGKIDYPDAILNRRMTAQECWDAADECGAPMVAIPGGEPLIHKEIGEIVRGLVARKKFVSLCTNALLLEKKLDLFEPSPYLFFSVHLDGMRDHHDKSVSQKGVFDRAVSAIKAAKARGFAVNVNATIFDGHAAEDIAKFLDFTSELGVGVSMSPGYAYERAPDQEHFLNRTKTKRLFRDVFALGKGKKWNFMHSGLFLDFLAGNQEFECTPWGMPARNIFGWQKPCYLLGEGYAKTFKELMDTTEWDSYGTGKYEKCANCMAHCGYEPTAANTAFSHPFKALAVALRGIRTKGPMAPEIDLSKQRPAQYVFSEQVQKKLSEIRRDETLAAQQKASTAA from the coding sequence ATGGCAATACCCTTCCTCAAGGAAATGCGTATCGGCGGCTACATGCTGAAGCAGAAGCTGCTCGGTCGCAAACGCTATCCGCTCGTGCTGATGCTCGAGCCGCTGTTTCGCTGCAACCTCGCCTGCGCGGGCTGCGGCAAGATCGACTATCCGGACGCCATCCTCAACCGCCGCATGACGGCGCAGGAATGCTGGGACGCGGCCGACGAATGCGGCGCGCCGATGGTGGCCATTCCCGGCGGCGAGCCGCTGATCCACAAGGAGATCGGCGAGATCGTGCGCGGCCTCGTCGCGCGCAAGAAGTTCGTCTCGCTGTGCACCAACGCGCTGCTGCTGGAGAAGAAGCTCGACCTGTTCGAGCCCTCACCCTATTTGTTCTTCTCGGTGCATCTCGACGGCATGCGCGACCACCACGACAAGTCGGTGTCGCAAAAGGGCGTGTTCGACCGCGCGGTGTCCGCGATCAAGGCGGCGAAGGCGCGCGGCTTCGCCGTCAACGTCAACGCCACCATCTTCGACGGTCACGCCGCCGAGGACATCGCCAAATTCCTCGACTTCACCAGCGAGCTCGGCGTCGGCGTCTCGATGTCGCCCGGCTATGCCTATGAGCGTGCGCCGGACCAGGAGCACTTCCTCAACCGCACCAAGACCAAGCGGTTGTTCCGCGACGTCTTTGCGCTCGGCAAGGGCAAGAAGTGGAATTTCATGCATTCCGGCCTGTTCCTGGACTTCCTTGCCGGAAACCAGGAGTTCGAATGCACGCCCTGGGGCATGCCCGCACGCAACATCTTCGGCTGGCAGAAGCCCTGCTACCTGCTCGGTGAAGGCTATGCCAAGACCTTCAAGGAGCTGATGGACACCACCGAGTGGGATTCCTACGGCACCGGCAAGTACGAGAAGTGCGCCAACTGCATGGCGCATTGCGGCTACGAGCCCACGGCGGCGAACACTGCGTTCAGCCACCCGTTCAAGGCGCTCGCGGTGGCGCTGCGCGGCATCCGCACCAAGGGGCCGATGGCGCCGGAGATCGATCTCTCGAAGCAGCGCCCGGCGCAGTACGTGTTCTCAGAGCAGGTCCAGAAGAAGCTCTCAGAAATTCGCCGGGACGAGACTCTCGCTGCCCAGCAGAAAGCTTCGACAGCCGCGTAG
- a CDS encoding sigma-70 family RNA polymerase sigma factor: MPVKAANDDPEKARRFREAALPHLDDVYTLARYLLRDANDAEDAVQECYLRALKHFDGYRGPAMKPWLFAILRNVCRAEYARRANSPTGAIDDLPEGADQTPLWNEAQETPEAQMLRTRDADTVRRLVAALAEPFRETFVLREINNLSYREIAEAVGAPVGTVMSRLARARAMLRSAWLAEQEQVR; encoded by the coding sequence ATGCCGGTCAAAGCTGCCAATGACGACCCCGAGAAGGCGCGCCGCTTTCGCGAGGCGGCGCTGCCTCATCTGGACGACGTCTACACGCTGGCGCGCTATTTGCTGCGCGACGCAAACGATGCGGAGGATGCGGTTCAGGAATGCTATTTGCGCGCGCTGAAACATTTCGACGGCTATCGCGGTCCGGCCATGAAGCCGTGGCTGTTCGCGATCCTGCGCAACGTCTGCCGGGCCGAATACGCGCGCCGCGCGAACTCGCCGACGGGTGCGATCGACGACCTGCCGGAAGGCGCCGACCAGACACCGCTGTGGAACGAAGCGCAGGAAACGCCGGAGGCCCAGATGCTGCGCACGCGCGACGCCGACACTGTCCGCCGGCTGGTCGCGGCGCTTGCCGAACCGTTCCGGGAGACTTTCGTGCTGCGTGAGATCAACAACCTTTCATATCGCGAAATCGCCGAGGCGGTCGGCGCCCCAGTCGGCACCGTGATGTCCCGCCTCGCGCGCGCCCGCGCCATGCTGCGTTCGGCCTGGCTTGCGGAACAGGAGCAAGTGAGATGA